The segment tacctttttaatacTTCCAGTCATCATAATTCTCGCACAAGTCGGCTCCATCGAATCTGTGTTCGCCTTTCTGCAGGACATATCTTGATCCTGCGACAACATAATCGTCAATTTATTATCTTCTGACAAATCTTTTCCCGTATAATCCAAATCCGTCAAGTAAAAGTAGATATTTCCCGTTGATTTGGCATTTTTGGGACTGTCTGCTATCGAAATAATGTTCACCATAGGAAATCCGGGAAATTGTAAGGAATTTGTTCCCATTGAGGTCCAATCTGAACGATGAACAATATAACGAGCCATTTCTGCGTATTTTTCATGAGGCGGAGGTCCGTCATTAACTTCCGTTTTGTAACTTCTACCACTTAGTAGGTCATCGTCGAAAGAAAAGGAATCTGGATGAAAAGTACGTGCATTGGCCAAACAAATAACGGCACTCaatgcaattaaaatattttttgaaatcatcACAGAACTATACTTTATAGctggaaattaaaaagaaataattacgATAAGAGTAAAATTCCACAAATTTAGCGTGAAAATAGGGATTAAGGTCGGGCGATGATGAATATGATAAGGGCTTTTGGTAACAATAAATAAGTTGAACGATGAatcatgtttaaatttaaaaatcgctCTTTAAGCATAAAACTCTCCTAAAATCGTCAGTCAGTGCTATTCCtctctctttatttatttttattgtacatCCGTATACGAAACTATAGTAAATGTTATTCTTTCGTCAAAACAGTCGAGTAAACTTGAACGTTTATTCAATTAGTCTTTTGTTTATATGTACTTTTTGTTCTGCTCGAATTAAATCACtagtttattgtttaattGCCAAAATGCAACTGCTTTGTCGGCTTCtgtattttttagtttctcaCAAATTTCGTGAAATCTTAAGCTTTGTCAATATTCGACAATCATTGAATAAACAAAGTTTATCTTAGATATTTTTTCTACTGCAGAACACTTTTACTtaccacaaaatttataaattatggaAGGTTATTAAAGATGCGTTCAAAGTTGACAAATAGAGAGTGCGAGGTTTACTGACCAATATCGAGCAAATGCACGAAATTTATAGAATTCAATTTTGCCAAgtaattcccttttttttgttgttctctgAAATAGTTTCGCTCTCTTTGTTACTTACGTCTACTTAATACTGAATGGAATTTCTTATCACATCACTTAACGTTCTTCATCATAGGACGAGGCATAGAGACACGATCAGATTCTCAGAGATgatctatttttgttttcattcacAGTTGCTCTCTCGTCTCTTTTAGTAAATAAtttcgtttgttgttgttttgttaagttgattaaaaaagtGTTGATTAATCTTATCTTTTTACGTGAGCAATTAAGAATACTTCAATCATATCGAAGATGTGTATCAAAGTAGGCtatagaaaaaagtgaaaagtggATACGTTGACCctttgaaaatgttaaatattggTTTATGATAAcgggaaattatttaataaaatatatgcaaATATCCTGAAGGGTACTTTGTGGTTTAACGGAAATTATGTTTTGTAGCCATGTgtgaattttatcgatttcaaGACTCTTGATAAGGTTTCCATGGAAGTTTATTGAGCTTTGATTTACTTCTTTATATTGAATGATATGGTAACTAGTTGTAAGGATCTAGTTTGACCTTGATTTCATTGATGTTGAAAGCAACTTGAAAGGGTTCGTGTtttaggttaggtttgaggatGCATCACCGCGGTCCGAAGACCTATTGTGATCGTTTGTGTTTTCGGTTCGTGATTTGTAGGAAGTCAAAAATCATCTTATGTTCCTTGTAGTTGATGTTGTTgatctttcgaaaatttggtCAAGCATGTTAAACAAGTTTATCATATATTCCTGTTATTGCACTTTTCACGTATTTCAGggtatttttcttgaattcatttatattatcaCAGTTAGTTTCGTGCAGTCTTGAcatttcattgaatattttgacac is part of the Culicoides brevitarsis isolate CSIRO-B50_1 chromosome 3, AGI_CSIRO_Cbre_v1, whole genome shotgun sequence genome and harbors:
- the LOC134834260 gene encoding protein CREG1; amino-acid sequence: MISKNILIALSAVICLANARTFHPDSFSFDDDLLSGRSYKTEVNDGPPPHEKYAEMARYIVHRSDWTSMGTNSLQFPGFPMVNIISIADSPKNAKSTGNIYFYLTDLDYTGKDLSEDNKLTIMLSQDQDMSCRKANTDSMEPTCARIMMTGSIKKIVEGEEEFNFAREAMFSRHPAAKKWIATHKFYLCKLMIDNIVVLDYYGGPNYVKVEDYYNANYDWSSTNNNDTDTKKSIKKDFVKADSDEFVDDNTVYVKIHKEIEILKKYNK